One window from the genome of Flexibacter flexilis DSM 6793 encodes:
- a CDS encoding PspC domain-containing protein encodes MKKTISITISGIIFHIEEDGYDKLKHYLDSIHKYFAGYDDSHEIISDIEGRIAEKFLAKLNAERQVVALEDVQELIAKMGSTADFEAAEAEAAEDLGAATPPPPRASRINLNKGQSYSEEKSDFQASKKLYRDEQRKLVGGVAAGVAHYFAIDPLWVRLLVLCFGLGLWFFPPITGFICVSYLVLWIVVPAGNLEENLKIRKLFRDGQNRVIGGVASGLSAYFNSDVTIIRLLLVLGLFVGGSTLLIYLVLWTITPEAKTITEKMEMQGEPVTLDNIEKSIKKNFNITDNQKEGPFIKLVLFPFRLIAAVVGGLSVTLKPILKFGLEAARIFIGGLMVFIAFVMMVAEVICLGALVGIINSSAVIVGDMPAVMLGQDLPVSLSIAGFVAAFIPTFLVGLSGLSLLTRRSFISAFIGWTALGLWFLAVMIMAAMITNYVRHFEYQGRYEKSEYLPTPTNTLHLDVRDAGAEHYRALNVELKPYDGDSLKLVSVFKAQGENRNIATENAHTISHTTTLQDSTLIFDDNITFNDHAPFRGQRADLTLYVPYNKPFRVTHEANRIISNVIDFNGDWDKLPEQQFMFTHEKGLICVTCKKGEFGDDNDDEQDEDDDSDDNGKVKAVKGHIEITGDSAESVQLDVNVDSTGLHAKVKPSKGNKRK; translated from the coding sequence AGCCACGAAATCATTTCGGACATAGAAGGTCGTATCGCCGAAAAGTTTTTGGCCAAACTCAACGCCGAACGCCAAGTAGTTGCGCTGGAAGATGTGCAAGAGCTTATCGCCAAAATGGGCAGCACAGCAGACTTTGAAGCTGCCGAAGCAGAAGCCGCCGAAGATTTGGGAGCAGCTACGCCACCGCCGCCAAGAGCTTCGCGCATCAACCTGAACAAAGGACAATCTTATTCGGAAGAAAAATCTGATTTTCAGGCAAGTAAAAAACTTTACCGCGATGAACAACGCAAATTAGTGGGCGGCGTGGCCGCTGGTGTGGCACATTATTTTGCCATAGACCCGCTTTGGGTTCGTTTGTTGGTTTTGTGCTTTGGCTTAGGCTTGTGGTTTTTCCCACCGATTACGGGCTTTATTTGTGTTTCGTACTTGGTGCTGTGGATAGTAGTTCCTGCGGGGAATTTGGAAGAAAACCTCAAAATCAGGAAGTTGTTCCGCGACGGACAAAACCGTGTGATTGGTGGCGTAGCTTCGGGTTTGAGTGCTTATTTTAACTCAGATGTTACGATTATCCGTTTGCTTTTGGTGTTGGGTCTGTTTGTGGGCGGAAGTACTTTGCTCATTTACTTGGTGTTGTGGACGATTACGCCAGAGGCCAAAACCATTACCGAAAAAATGGAAATGCAAGGTGAACCTGTTACGCTCGACAACATTGAGAAAAGCATAAAAAAAAATTTCAATATAACTGATAATCAGAAAGAAGGCCCTTTCATTAAGTTGGTATTGTTTCCGTTTCGTTTGATTGCGGCGGTAGTGGGCGGCCTAAGCGTTACGCTCAAACCAATCTTAAAATTTGGCTTGGAAGCAGCTCGCATTTTCATTGGTGGTCTGATGGTTTTCATTGCCTTCGTAATGATGGTGGCAGAAGTAATATGCTTGGGTGCATTGGTGGGTATTATCAATTCCTCTGCTGTTATCGTTGGCGATATGCCAGCCGTTATGTTGGGACAAGACTTGCCCGTGAGTTTGAGTATTGCGGGTTTTGTAGCGGCATTTATTCCTACGTTTTTGGTGGGTTTGTCGGGGCTTAGTTTGCTTACGCGCCGCTCGTTTATCTCTGCTTTTATTGGTTGGACGGCTCTGGGTTTATGGTTTTTGGCCGTGATGATAATGGCAGCCATGATTACCAATTATGTAAGGCATTTTGAGTATCAAGGCCGTTACGAAAAATCGGAATACTTGCCAACGCCAACCAACACGTTGCACTTGGATGTGCGCGATGCAGGAGCAGAACATTACCGCGCATTGAATGTAGAGCTTAAACCTTACGACGGCGACAGCCTCAAACTGGTGTCGGTATTCAAGGCGCAAGGCGAAAACCGCAATATTGCGACAGAAAATGCACACACTATTTCGCACACAACGACTTTGCAAGATTCTACGCTGATTTTCGACGACAACATTACGTTCAATGACCACGCGCCATTCAGAGGCCAACGCGCCGACCTGACGCTGTATGTGCCTTACAACAAACCGTTCCGTGTAACACATGAAGCAAATCGCATTATCAGCAATGTTATTGACTTCAATGGTGATTGGGACAAATTGCCAGAGCAGCAATTTATGTTCACACACGAGAAAGGCTTGATTTGTGTAACCTGCAAAAAAGGAGAGTTTGGCGACGACAACGACGATGAGCAGGACGAAGACGACGATAGCGACGACAACGGCAAAGTAAAAGCGGTAAAAGGCCACATTGAGATTACAGGCGACTCGGCAGAAAGCGTACAACTAGATGTAAATGTGGATTCTACGGGACTGCACGCCAAAGTAAAACCTTCCAAAGGCAATAAAAGAAAGTAA